A genomic window from Lotus japonicus ecotype B-129 chromosome 1, LjGifu_v1.2 includes:
- the LOC130727853 gene encoding uncharacterized protein LOC130727853, with protein MVFEGGRNVVCVLANERKPWEDLLVDAACGSGNVEPSNIILWVPPRISVDATHLFTTDQIFDTRDELEQWAKNVGKANGYVLVIARSDYAISGGKVFVTIKCAKHGIYRPYKDPNTFKYKKTASQKTDCKFNLKGQPAKGDRMWRLKVMDGKHNHEPAKSLVGHPYVGRLTEEEKGLVGTMTSTWTPPRQILAALKENNPGNLTTITQVYSCNKRFKKEERGPLTEMQHLMKKLVEAKYVHFERQQADSSEIRDLFWAHPDAVRLFNTFPHVVIMDCTYKTNRYQIPLLEMVGLTSTGLTFSIAFCYIVREHTIDYVWALECMKSLIADDARLPQVIVTDRDLALLSAVKQCLPNLMENWKYLIYAETVEQFDEEWKEMCAMCKDYPDFISYISTTWLKHKEKFVSAWTNSVLHFGTTTSNRAESAHSTLKRMLKDDRGDLCASWDAVDRLTTVRHNEIKASFERNINLVEHRFKSPMYTNIRGFVSRKAMQLMEDEQNRVMRDGCGCAFQVTHGLPCACALHSYDRIPYEAVHTFWKMLGWDHVPIGSQASNQGDLQSEIDGLTAYFNNLDVADQSMLRRKVKELYCPSSSSLCPPQVKIKPKRSSKAMESKPPSQQKPSLQRDPCYWEHVNNSLKPTPNKVSCPRNRTPTPQALKSKKKSKKSNLSTTSIYLDDLPSFFHQYIEKVIDVIPDGNCGYRSVAALFRPDIGQDGWPLIREELLVELSENTAYYSNIFGYERVQSLQNRLILPIGTIATEDKWMSLPEMGYLIATRFQVVFISIALDGCYTYLPLRGGAPPEVHPVIAVGHVTNHFVQLKLKPGHPMPTLAPQWPFLAKEPTNQWIIPYATRLATFTAEFNAWIDAGPQENVFIDLGED; from the exons ATGGTTTTTGAGGGGGGTAGGAATGTTGTTTGTGTATTAGCTAATGAGAGAAAGCCATGGG AAGATTTACTTGTTGATGCCGCATGCGGTTCTGGGAATGTTGAGCCTAGCAATATCATTCTGTGGGTTCCCCCTCGTATAAGCGTGGACGCCACacatttatttacaactgatcag ATATTTGATACTCGTGATGAGCTTGAACAATGGGCTAAGAATGTTGGAAAGGCGAATGGTTATGTGCTGGTGATCGCAAGGTCTGACTATGCTATAAGTGGAGGAAAGGTATTTGTTACTATTAAGTGTGCGAAGCATGGTATTTACAGGCCATACAAGGACCCGAATACATTCAAGTACAAAAAGACCGCATCACAAAAGACTGATTGTAAGTTTAATCTCAAAGGACAACCTGCGAAGGGTGATAGAATGTGGCGGCTGAAAGTGATGGATGGtaaacacaaccatgaaccagctaaatCACTAGTTGGCCACCCCTACGTTGGTCGACTAACAGAGGAAGAGAAGGGGCTTGTGGGCACCATGACTAGTACTTGGACTCCACCGAGACAAATACTAGCGgcattgaaggaaaacaatccagGTAACTTGACTACAATCACTCAAGTTTACAGTTGCAACAAAAGGTTTAAAAAAGAGGAGAGGGGaccattgacagaaatgcaacatttgatgaagaagttgGTAGAAGCCAAGTATGTTCACTTTGAAAGGCAACAAGCTGATTCAAGTGAGATTAGGGATCTCTTCTGGGCTCATCCTGATGCGGTCAGactcttcaacacattccctcaTGTGGTCATCATGGATTGCACGTACAAGACAAACAGATATCAGATCCCCTTGCTTGAAATGGTTGGTCTCACTTCTACGGGGTTGACTTTCTCCATAGCATTTTGCTACATAGTTAGGGAGCACACAATTGACTATGTTTGGGCCTTGGAGTGCATGAAGTCTCTTATTGCCGATGATGCCAGATTACCTCAAGTGATTGTGACTGACAGAGATTTGGCTTTACTGAGTGCTGTTAAGCAATGTCTTCCCAATT TGATGGAGAACTGGAAATACCTGATATATGCTGAaacagtggaacaatttgatgaGGAATGGAAGGAAATGTGTGCCATGTGTAAGGACTACCCAGATTTCATATCCTAcatttctactacatggttaaAGCACAAGGAGAAATTTGTGAGTGCGTGGACCAATTCTGTGttgcattttggaacaacaacgaGTAACAG GGCTGAAAGTGCACACTCAACCTTGAAGAGGATGCTGAAAGACGACAGAGGTGACTTGTGCGCCTCGTGGGATGCAGTGGATAGGTTGACCACTGTACGACACAATGAAATCAAGGCATCATTTGAGCGCAATATCAACCTTGTAGAACATCGTTTCAAGTCGCCCATGTATACAAATATCAGAGGATTTGTGTCCAGAAAGGCCATGCAACTCATGGAAGATGAACAGAACAGAGTGATGCGTGATGGTTGTGGATGCGCGTTCCAAGTTACCCATGGGCTTCCTTGTGCGTGTGCACTTCATAGTTATGATAGAATTCCGTATGAGGCAGTCCATACTTTCTGGAAGATGCTTGGTTGGGACCATGTACCCATTGGGAGTCAAGCCTCAAACCAAGGAGACCTCCAGTCAGAGATTGATGGCTTGACCGCTTATTTCAACAATTTGGATGTCGCGGACCAAAGTATGCTAAGGAGGAAGGTAAAGGAGCTCTATTGTCCTTCTAGTAGTTCACTGTGTCCTCCTCAAGTGAAGATAAAGCCCAAGCGCTCGTCCAAGGCTATGGAGAGTAAACCACCTAGTCAACAAAAACCATCCTTACAGCGTGATCCTTGTTATTGGGAACATGTTAACAATAGCCTCAAGCCAACACCTAACAAAGTCTCTTGTCCTCGAAACCGAACTCCTACACCACAAGCTCTGAAGTCAAAGAAGAAGTCTAAGAAGAGCAACTTGTCCACCACCAGCATATACTTGGATGATTTGCCATCTTTCTTCCATCAATATATAGAAAAAGTCATAGATGTTATTCCAGATGGTAATTGTGGTTATAGATCAGTTGCTGCATTGTTCAGACCCGACATAGGTCAAGACGGTTGGCCTTTGATTAGGGAAGAGTTGCTTGTAGAACTCTCAGAGAATACCGCTTACTATAGCAACATATTTGGTTACGAGAGGGTTCAGTCCctacaaaatcgtctcatcctTCCGATTGGTACAATTGCAACTGAAGACAAGTGGATGTCTCTACCGGAGATGGGGTACCTCATTGCTACGAGGTTTCAAGTTGTCTTCATCTCCATTGCACTAGACGGTTGTTACACTTATCTGCCATTGAGAGGAGGCGCCCCACCGGAAGTACATCCCGTTATAGCAGTTGGTCATGTCACCAACCACTTTGTTCAG CTCAAGTTAAAGCCGGGACATCCTATGCCAACACTCGCTCCCCAATGGCCGTTTTTGGCCAAAGAACCCACCAACCAATGGATCATCCCATATGCGACGCGTTTGGCTACATTTACGGCAGAATTCAATGCTTGGATTGATGCTGGTCCTCAAGAGAATGTCTTTATAGACCTTGGAGAAGATTGA